One genomic segment of Burkholderia pyrrocinia includes these proteins:
- a CDS encoding efflux RND transporter permease subunit, giving the protein MLKLVRLALARPYTFIVLALLILIAGPLSALRTPTDIFPDIRIPVISVVWNYAGLQPADMSGRIVTYYERTLGTTVNDVAHIESQSFRSFGIVKIFFQPSVDIRTATAQVTSISQTVLKQMPPGTTPPQILNYNASTVPVLQLALTSDTLNEQQLGDYATNVIRPQLLSVAGVAIPSPYGGKVRQVQIDLDPRALQAKGLSAQDVATALAQQNQIIPAGTQKIGRFEYNIRLNDSPLTIDELNALPIRTVNGAVIFMRDVAHVRDGFPPQGNIVRVDGRRAVLMSVLKSGSASTLDIIAGVKAQLPRIEATLPPSLRLVVMGDQSVFVKGAVSGVAREGLIAAALTSAMILLFLGSWRSTLIIAASIPLAVLAAIAAIAAAGETLNVMTLGGLALAVGILVDDATVTIENVNWHLEQGKDVRSAILDGASQIVAPAFVSLLCICIVFVPMLLLDGVARFLFVPMAEAVIFAMIASFVLSRTFVPMMARYLLRPHAAHPAAVLAPQGAPFPPSRARNPLVAFQQGFERRFAALCAGYRVVLGLALAHRARFVMLFLAAVALSFVLVPWLGRNFFPSVDAGEIAIHVRAPIGTRIEETAALFDRVERTVRGVVPPHSLASIVDNMGLPNSGINLTYSNSGTIGPQDGDILVSLTGDHAPTADYVKRLRTVLPHAFPGVTFAFLPADIVSQILNFGAPAPIDVQVTGPDRAANRAYATELLRRIRTVPGVADARVQQASTYPQFTVSVDRARAAQLGITEQDVTNAVVASLSGTSQVSPTYWLDPHNGVSYPIVAQTPQYRMTSLSDLRALPVTGRAGAPQLLGGLATIVRGQTDAVVSHYDIAPLFDIFATTQGRDLGAVSTDIDRVLRASAVDLPKGSRVTVRGQVQTMNSAFGGLLAGLAGAVLLIYLLIVVNFHSWRDAFVIVSGLPAALAGIVWMLFVTRTPLSVPALTGAILCMGVATANSILVVTFARERLAHTADAAVAALEAGFTRFRPVMMTALAMIIGMAPMALGLGDGGEQNAPLGRAVIGGLLCATVATLVFVPVVFSLVHRRDRAPRSESLSLTPGEQHVH; this is encoded by the coding sequence ATGCTGAAACTCGTCCGACTCGCGCTCGCGCGCCCCTACACATTCATCGTACTCGCGTTGCTGATCCTGATCGCGGGACCACTCTCGGCGCTGCGCACGCCGACCGACATCTTCCCCGACATCCGGATTCCGGTCATCAGCGTCGTGTGGAACTACGCGGGCCTGCAGCCAGCCGACATGTCGGGGCGCATCGTCACGTATTACGAACGCACGCTCGGCACCACGGTCAACGACGTCGCGCACATCGAGTCGCAGTCGTTCCGCAGCTTCGGGATCGTCAAGATCTTCTTCCAGCCGAGCGTCGACATCCGCACGGCCACGGCACAGGTCACGTCGATCTCGCAGACCGTGCTCAAGCAGATGCCGCCCGGCACCACGCCGCCGCAGATCCTCAACTACAACGCGTCGACCGTACCCGTGCTGCAGCTTGCGCTGACGAGCGACACGCTCAACGAGCAGCAGCTCGGCGACTACGCGACCAACGTGATCCGGCCGCAGCTGCTGTCGGTCGCGGGCGTCGCGATTCCGTCGCCGTACGGCGGCAAGGTGCGCCAGGTGCAGATCGACCTCGATCCGCGGGCGCTGCAGGCGAAGGGGCTGTCCGCGCAGGACGTCGCGACCGCGCTCGCGCAGCAGAACCAGATCATCCCGGCCGGCACACAGAAGATCGGCCGCTTCGAATACAACATCCGGCTCAACGACAGTCCGCTGACGATCGACGAACTCAATGCGCTGCCGATCCGGACCGTGAACGGCGCGGTGATCTTCATGCGCGACGTCGCGCACGTCCGCGACGGTTTTCCGCCGCAGGGCAACATCGTGCGCGTCGACGGCCGCCGCGCGGTGCTGATGAGCGTGCTGAAAAGCGGCTCGGCGTCGACGCTCGACATCATCGCAGGCGTCAAGGCGCAGTTGCCGCGCATCGAGGCAACGCTGCCGCCGTCGCTCAGGCTCGTCGTGATGGGCGATCAGTCCGTGTTCGTCAAGGGCGCCGTGAGCGGCGTGGCGCGCGAAGGCCTGATCGCCGCCGCGCTCACCTCCGCGATGATCCTGCTGTTCCTCGGCAGCTGGCGCTCGACGCTGATCATCGCCGCGTCCATTCCGCTCGCAGTGCTGGCGGCGATCGCCGCGATCGCCGCCGCGGGCGAGACGCTCAACGTGATGACGCTCGGCGGGCTCGCGCTCGCCGTCGGCATTCTCGTCGACGATGCGACCGTCACGATCGAGAACGTCAACTGGCATCTCGAACAGGGCAAGGACGTGCGCAGCGCGATCCTCGACGGCGCGTCGCAGATCGTCGCGCCGGCTTTCGTGTCGCTGCTGTGCATCTGCATCGTGTTCGTACCGATGCTGCTGCTCGACGGCGTGGCCCGCTTCCTGTTCGTGCCGATGGCCGAAGCCGTGATCTTCGCGATGATCGCGTCGTTCGTGCTGTCCCGCACGTTCGTGCCGATGATGGCCCGTTACCTGCTGAGACCGCATGCCGCGCATCCGGCGGCTGTGCTCGCGCCGCAAGGCGCACCGTTCCCGCCGTCACGCGCGCGCAATCCGCTCGTTGCGTTCCAGCAGGGATTCGAACGCCGCTTCGCGGCACTGTGTGCAGGCTACCGCGTCGTGCTCGGCCTCGCACTCGCCCACCGCGCACGCTTCGTCATGCTGTTCCTCGCCGCGGTCGCGTTGTCGTTCGTACTGGTGCCGTGGCTCGGCCGCAATTTCTTCCCGTCGGTCGACGCGGGCGAAATCGCGATCCACGTTCGCGCCCCGATCGGCACGCGCATCGAGGAGACGGCCGCACTGTTCGACCGCGTCGAGCGCACGGTGCGCGGCGTCGTGCCGCCGCACTCGCTCGCGAGCATCGTCGACAACATGGGTTTGCCGAACAGCGGGATCAACCTCACGTACAGCAACAGCGGCACGATCGGCCCGCAGGACGGCGACATCCTCGTGTCGCTCACGGGCGACCACGCGCCGACGGCCGACTACGTGAAGCGGTTGCGCACCGTGCTGCCGCACGCGTTCCCGGGCGTGACGTTCGCGTTCCTGCCCGCCGACATCGTGAGCCAGATCCTCAATTTCGGCGCGCCCGCGCCGATCGACGTGCAGGTGACAGGCCCCGACCGTGCCGCCAACCGCGCCTATGCGACCGAGCTGTTGCGGCGCATCCGGACGGTGCCGGGAGTCGCCGACGCGCGCGTGCAACAGGCGTCGACCTATCCACAGTTTACGGTATCGGTCGACCGCGCACGCGCCGCGCAGCTCGGCATCACCGAGCAGGACGTCACCAATGCCGTGGTGGCGAGCCTGTCCGGCACGAGCCAGGTGTCGCCGACCTACTGGCTCGATCCGCACAACGGCGTGTCCTATCCGATCGTCGCGCAGACGCCGCAGTACCGGATGACGTCGCTGTCGGACCTGCGCGCGCTGCCCGTCACGGGCCGCGCGGGCGCCCCGCAACTGCTCGGCGGCCTCGCGACGATCGTGCGCGGCCAGACCGACGCGGTCGTGTCGCACTACGACATCGCGCCGCTGTTCGACATTTTCGCAACGACGCAGGGCCGCGATCTCGGTGCGGTCAGCACGGACATCGACCGCGTGCTGCGGGCGAGCGCAGTCGATCTGCCGAAGGGATCGCGCGTAACCGTGCGTGGCCAGGTGCAGACGATGAACAGCGCATTCGGCGGGCTGCTCGCCGGCCTCGCCGGTGCGGTCCTGCTGATCTATCTGCTGATCGTCGTGAACTTCCACTCGTGGCGAGACGCGTTCGTGATCGTGAGCGGACTGCCCGCAGCGCTCGCCGGCATCGTATGGATGCTGTTCGTCACACGCACGCCGTTGTCGGTGCCGGCGTTGACGGGCGCGATCCTGTGCATGGGTGTCGCGACCGCGAACAGCATCCTCGTCGTGACCTTCGCGCGCGAACGGCTCGCACACACGGCCGACGCGGCCGTCGCAGCGCTCGAGGCCGGTTTCACGCGCTTTCGGCCCGTGATGATGACGGCGCTCGCCATGATCATCGGCATGGCGCCGATGGCTCTCGGTCTCGGCGACGGCGGAGAACAGAACGCCCCGCTCGGCCGTGCGGTAATCGGCGGCCTGCTTTGCGCGACCGTCGCGACGCTGGTGTTCGTGCCCGTCGTGTTCAGCCTCGTCCACCGGCGCGATCGCGCGCCCCGCTCCGAATCCTTGTCCCTCACTCCGGGAGAGCAACATGTCCACTGA
- a CDS encoding extracellular solute-binding protein, producing the protein MTKGSPLAAAARVRFGALRAVRATGRVAAVFAIQAALAATAAHAAYAIAQYGEPKYPPGFKHFDYVNPDAPKGGTLVLANPSRLTSFDKFNPFTMRGNTAPGIDMLFESLATGNSDEPASAYGLLADDIDIAPDRRSVTFHLNPRARFSNGDRVTADDVKFSFDTLKSKLAAPQFGAYFAEIAKAVVVDPATVRFEFRSANRELPLIAGGVPVFSRKWGLRADGSRIPFDQLAFEQPIGSGPYLIERYDNGRNITYRRNPAYWGVDLPVRVGTNNFERIAYKLYGEGVARLEAFKAGEYDVLVENIARNWVRQDIGKRFDSGELIKREFRQHNGAGMQGFFMNLRRPWFRDVRVRQALDLALDFEWLNRQVFYGAYTRLDSYFADTDLQATGLPGPGELKLLEPLRAQLDPAVFGPMVVQPNTNPPNSLRANLLKARALLAQAGWTYRDGALRNAQGEAFTFEILDDAGSPFKGIVAAYQRNLAKLGIEARFRTADFALLQKRLDAFDYDMTPVRYIGVQVPGAEQFSRYGSKFADEPGSDNIIGLKSPAVDALLHALGAAQTRDDLLDATHALDRVLMHGYYAVPQWYSTTHRIAYKRTLAYPQTLPLYYSAEGWVVSTWWAKPAH; encoded by the coding sequence ATGACGAAGGGTTCGCCCCTGGCCGCCGCCGCGCGCGTCCGCTTCGGCGCGCTGCGTGCCGTACGGGCCACCGGCCGCGTTGCCGCGGTGTTTGCGATACAGGCGGCGCTGGCCGCGACGGCCGCGCACGCGGCCTACGCCATTGCGCAGTACGGCGAACCGAAGTATCCGCCGGGCTTCAAGCATTTCGACTACGTCAACCCCGACGCGCCGAAGGGTGGCACGCTCGTGCTCGCGAACCCGAGCCGGCTGACGTCGTTCGACAAGTTCAATCCGTTCACGATGCGCGGCAACACCGCACCGGGCATCGACATGCTGTTCGAGAGCCTCGCGACCGGCAACTCGGACGAACCTGCGTCCGCGTACGGGCTGCTTGCCGACGACATCGACATCGCGCCCGATCGCCGTTCGGTCACGTTCCACCTGAATCCTCGCGCGCGTTTCTCGAACGGCGATCGCGTCACGGCCGACGACGTCAAGTTTTCGTTCGACACGCTGAAGAGCAAGCTGGCCGCGCCGCAGTTCGGCGCGTATTTCGCGGAGATCGCGAAGGCGGTGGTCGTCGATCCGGCCACCGTGCGTTTCGAGTTCCGCAGCGCGAATCGCGAGCTGCCGCTGATCGCCGGCGGCGTGCCCGTGTTCTCGCGCAAGTGGGGATTGCGCGCGGATGGTTCGCGCATCCCGTTCGACCAGCTCGCGTTCGAGCAGCCGATCGGCAGCGGCCCATACCTGATCGAGCGTTACGACAACGGCCGTAATATCACGTACCGGCGCAACCCCGCATACTGGGGCGTCGACCTGCCGGTGCGGGTCGGCACCAACAACTTCGAGCGGATCGCCTACAAGCTCTACGGCGAAGGTGTTGCGCGGCTCGAGGCGTTCAAGGCGGGCGAATATGATGTGCTCGTTGAGAACATCGCGCGCAATTGGGTACGGCAGGATATCGGCAAGCGCTTCGACAGTGGTGAGTTGATCAAGCGCGAGTTTCGGCAGCACAATGGCGCGGGCATGCAGGGTTTTTTCATGAACCTCCGCCGGCCGTGGTTTCGCGATGTGCGTGTGCGTCAGGCGCTCGATCTCGCGCTCGACTTCGAATGGCTGAACCGCCAGGTGTTCTATGGTGCCTATACGCGCCTCGACAGTTATTTCGCCGACACCGACTTGCAGGCGACCGGTCTGCCGGGGCCGGGCGAACTCAAGCTTCTCGAACCGCTGCGTGCGCAACTCGATCCGGCCGTGTTCGGCCCGATGGTCGTGCAGCCGAACACGAACCCGCCGAATTCGCTGCGCGCGAACCTGCTGAAGGCGCGTGCGCTGCTTGCGCAAGCCGGCTGGACCTATCGCGACGGCGCGTTGCGCAATGCGCAAGGAGAGGCCTTCACGTTCGAGATCCTCGACGACGCGGGTTCCCCGTTCAAGGGGATCGTGGCCGCTTACCAGCGCAATCTTGCTAAGCTCGGAATCGAGGCGCGCTTTCGGACGGCCGATTTCGCGCTGCTGCAGAAACGCCTCGACGCGTTCGACTACGACATGACGCCGGTCCGCTACATTGGCGTGCAGGTGCCGGGCGCCGAGCAGTTCTCGCGTTACGGCAGCAAGTTCGCCGACGAACCGGGCTCCGACAACATCATCGGGCTGAAGTCGCCGGCCGTCGACGCACTGCTGCACGCGCTCGGCGCCGCGCAGACGCGCGACGACCTGCTCGACGCGACGCACGCGCTCGACCGCGTGCTGATGCACGGCTACTACGCGGTCCCGCAGTGGTACAGCACGACGCACCGAATCGCGTACAAGCGCACGCTCGCCTATCCGCAGACGCTGCCGCTGTACTATTCGGCCGAGGGCTGGGTCGTGTCGACGTGGTGGGCGAAACCCGCTCACTGA
- a CDS encoding microcin C ABC transporter permease YejB, with the protein MWSYILKRLLLMIPTLVGVLTLTFAVIQFVPGGPVEQAVQELRKGATEQGAVPFGMRAHTGVDAQQLAQLKALYGFDKPPLERYWLMLKRFARFDLGDSYFRHQSVWSLVVQKLPVSISIGLWTFFLTYLISVPLGIAKAVRNGSPFDVATSLVVLVGYAIPGFVLGVLLLVLFGGGSFWQLFPLRGLTSDNFAELSLVGKVLDYLWHIALPITASVVGSFAVITMLTKNAFLDQIRRQYVLTARAKGLSERSVLWKHVFRNAMLPLIVGFPAAFIGAFFTGSLLIETLFSLDGLGLLSYESVVRRDYPVVLGTLYLFTLIGLATKLISDLCYVWVDPRIQFDNLER; encoded by the coding sequence ATGTGGAGCTACATCCTCAAACGCCTGCTGCTGATGATCCCGACGCTCGTCGGCGTGCTGACCCTCACGTTCGCGGTGATCCAGTTCGTGCCGGGCGGCCCGGTCGAACAGGCCGTGCAGGAATTGCGCAAGGGCGCGACGGAGCAGGGCGCGGTGCCGTTCGGGATGCGTGCGCACACTGGCGTCGACGCGCAGCAGCTCGCGCAGCTCAAGGCACTGTACGGTTTCGACAAGCCGCCGCTCGAGCGCTACTGGCTGATGCTGAAGCGCTTTGCGCGCTTCGATCTCGGCGACAGCTACTTCCGCCACCAGAGCGTGTGGTCGCTGGTCGTGCAGAAGCTGCCCGTGTCGATCAGCATCGGGCTCTGGACGTTCTTCCTCACGTACCTCATATCGGTGCCGCTCGGCATCGCGAAGGCGGTGCGCAACGGTTCGCCGTTCGATGTCGCGACGAGCCTGGTCGTGCTCGTCGGCTATGCGATTCCGGGCTTCGTGCTCGGCGTGCTGCTGCTCGTGCTGTTCGGCGGCGGCTCGTTCTGGCAGCTCTTTCCGCTGCGCGGCCTCACGTCGGACAACTTCGCCGAGCTGTCGCTCGTCGGCAAGGTGCTCGACTACCTGTGGCACATCGCGCTGCCGATCACGGCGTCGGTCGTCGGCAGCTTCGCGGTCATCACGATGCTCACGAAGAACGCGTTCCTCGACCAGATCCGCCGGCAATACGTGCTGACCGCGCGCGCGAAGGGGCTCTCCGAGCGCAGCGTGCTGTGGAAGCACGTGTTCCGCAACGCGATGCTGCCGCTGATCGTCGGCTTCCCGGCCGCGTTCATCGGCGCGTTCTTCACCGGCAGCCTGCTGATCGAGACGCTGTTCTCGCTCGACGGCCTCGGGCTGCTGTCGTACGAGTCGGTCGTGCGGCGCGACTATCCGGTCGTGCTCGGCACGCTGTACCTGTTCACGCTGATCGGGCTCGCGACCAAGCTGATTTCCGACCTCTGCTATGTGTGGGTCGACCCGCGCATTCAATTCGACAACCTGGAGCGCTGA
- a CDS encoding ABC transporter permease, with product MNRAVVSSRIDAARARVSPSPARRVWQRFRQQRLGYWSFVIFVVAFAASLAAPLWSNDKPLVVRYDGQTYFPLFQTYPETTFGGDFPTPADYLDPYVRKRLEAPGNFVVYPPNRYYYDTLNYFSNVPNPAPPSRQNWLGTDAQGRDLLARLVYGFRISVEFGLILTVIGTLLGIAAGAVQGFFGGRIDIVGQRLIEIWSSLPELYLLIIFASIFEPSFLLLIVLLSLFGWIGLADYVRAEFLRNRTQDYVRAARAMGLTNWQIIWRHVLPNSLTPVITFLPFRMSGAILALTSLDFLGLGVPPPTPSLGELLAQGKGNLDAWWISLSTFGVLVATLLLLTFMGDALRNALDTRIADSVRAAGGQR from the coding sequence ATGAACCGGGCCGTCGTGTCGTCCCGCATCGACGCGGCGCGCGCGCGCGTGTCGCCGTCGCCCGCGCGCCGCGTGTGGCAGCGCTTCAGGCAGCAGCGCCTCGGCTACTGGAGCTTCGTGATCTTCGTCGTCGCCTTTGCCGCGAGCCTCGCGGCGCCGCTGTGGTCGAACGACAAGCCGCTCGTCGTGCGCTACGACGGTCAGACCTATTTCCCGCTGTTCCAGACGTACCCGGAGACGACCTTCGGCGGCGATTTCCCGACGCCGGCCGACTATCTCGATCCGTATGTGCGCAAGCGGCTCGAGGCGCCCGGCAACTTCGTCGTCTACCCGCCGAACCGCTACTACTACGATACGCTGAACTACTTCTCGAACGTGCCGAACCCGGCGCCGCCGTCGCGCCAGAACTGGCTCGGCACCGACGCGCAGGGGCGCGACCTGCTTGCGCGGCTCGTGTACGGGTTTCGCATCTCGGTCGAGTTCGGGCTGATCCTGACCGTGATCGGTACGCTGCTCGGGATCGCCGCGGGCGCCGTGCAGGGCTTCTTCGGCGGGCGCATCGACATCGTCGGGCAGCGGCTGATCGAGATCTGGAGCTCGCTGCCCGAGCTGTACCTGCTGATCATCTTCGCGTCGATCTTCGAGCCGAGCTTCCTGTTGCTGATCGTGCTGCTGTCGCTGTTCGGCTGGATCGGGCTGGCCGACTACGTGCGCGCGGAATTCCTGCGCAACCGCACGCAGGACTACGTGCGCGCGGCGCGTGCGATGGGGCTCACGAACTGGCAGATCATCTGGCGCCACGTGCTGCCGAACAGTCTCACGCCGGTGATCACGTTCCTGCCGTTCCGGATGAGCGGCGCGATCCTCGCGCTGACGAGCCTCGATTTCCTCGGGCTCGGCGTGCCGCCGCCGACACCGAGCCTCGGCGAGCTGCTCGCGCAGGGCAAGGGCAACCTCGACGCATGGTGGATCTCGCTGTCGACGTTCGGCGTGCTGGTCGCGACGCTGCTGCTGCTGACCTTCATGGGCGACGCGCTGCGCAACGCGCTCGATACGCGGATCGCCGATTCGGTGCGCGCGGCGGGAGGCCAGCGATGA
- a CDS encoding ABC transporter ATP-binding protein, which translates to MSETVVTRHDEPLLSLERLHVRFGDTVAVEDVTLAIGRGERVALVGESGSGKSVTALSILRLLRDADVSGAIRFAGQDLSAKSEREMRGLRGSDIAMIFQEPMTALNPLYTIGVQIGETIVLHDGVSAVEARKRAIALLARTGIAEPDRRVDSYPHQLSGGQRQRAMIAMALACRPRLLLADEPTTALDVTIRAQIVDLLLELQREEAEKRGMAILLITHDLNLVRHFAERIAVMEHGRLVESGPVERIFAEPEHPYTQRLLNSRPQRAVVPVMPIAPVVLDARHVSVRFARKRPGFAGWFGTVPVAAVADVSVSVRQGETLGIVGESGSGKSTLAMALLGLQKTAGGEIEFQGRPLSTYRGREQTALRSNMQVVFQDPFSSLSPRHTIERIVGEGLELHRPEMTPDARRAKSLAVLREVGLDRTVLHRYPHEFSGGQRQRIAIARALVLEPRILILDEPTSALDVSIQQQVLKLLANLQQKYNLGYVFISHDLEVIGAMAHRVAVMQDGAVVESGDVADIFTKPSHPYTQKLLKAVWKA; encoded by the coding sequence ATGAGCGAAACGGTCGTAACGAGGCACGACGAGCCGCTGCTGTCGCTCGAACGCCTGCATGTGCGCTTCGGCGACACGGTCGCGGTGGAGGACGTGACGCTCGCGATCGGTCGCGGCGAGCGCGTCGCGCTCGTCGGCGAGTCGGGGTCCGGCAAGAGCGTGACCGCGCTGTCGATCCTGCGGCTGCTGCGCGACGCCGACGTGAGCGGCGCGATCCGCTTCGCGGGGCAGGACCTTTCGGCCAAGAGCGAGCGCGAGATGCGCGGGCTGCGCGGCTCGGACATCGCGATGATCTTCCAGGAGCCGATGACGGCGCTCAACCCGCTGTATACGATCGGCGTGCAGATCGGCGAGACGATCGTGCTGCACGACGGCGTATCGGCCGTCGAGGCACGCAAGCGCGCGATTGCGCTGCTCGCACGCACGGGCATCGCGGAGCCGGACAGGCGCGTCGACAGCTACCCGCACCAGTTGTCGGGCGGCCAGAGGCAGCGCGCGATGATCGCGATGGCGCTCGCGTGCCGGCCGCGCCTGTTGCTCGCCGACGAGCCGACCACCGCGCTCGACGTGACGATCCGCGCGCAGATCGTCGACCTGCTGCTGGAGCTGCAGCGCGAGGAAGCGGAAAAGCGCGGGATGGCGATCCTGCTGATCACGCACGACCTGAATCTGGTGCGGCACTTCGCCGAGCGCATCGCGGTGATGGAGCACGGCCGGCTCGTCGAGAGCGGGCCGGTCGAGCGAATCTTCGCGGAACCCGAGCATCCGTATACGCAACGGCTGCTGAACAGCCGGCCGCAACGCGCGGTCGTGCCCGTGATGCCGATTGCGCCCGTCGTGCTCGACGCGCGCCACGTGAGCGTGCGGTTCGCCCGCAAGCGGCCGGGTTTCGCGGGCTGGTTCGGCACGGTGCCCGTAGCGGCCGTCGCGGACGTGTCGGTGTCGGTGCGGCAGGGCGAGACGCTCGGCATCGTCGGCGAATCGGGTTCCGGAAAATCGACGCTCGCGATGGCGCTGCTTGGGCTGCAGAAGACGGCCGGCGGCGAGATCGAATTCCAGGGACGCCCGCTGTCGACCTATCGCGGTCGCGAACAGACGGCGCTGCGCTCGAACATGCAGGTCGTCTTTCAGGATCCATTCAGTTCACTTTCGCCGCGTCACACGATCGAGCGGATCGTCGGCGAGGGGCTCGAGCTGCATCGCCCGGAAATGACGCCCGATGCGCGCCGAGCGAAGTCGCTCGCGGTGCTGCGCGAAGTCGGCCTCGACCGCACGGTGCTGCACCGTTATCCGCACGAATTCTCGGGCGGGCAGCGCCAGCGGATCGCGATCGCGCGTGCGCTGGTGCTGGAGCCGCGCATCCTGATCCTCGACGAGCCGACTTCCGCGCTCGACGTGTCGATCCAGCAGCAGGTGCTGAAACTGCTCGCGAATTTGCAACAGAAATACAACCTCGGCTATGTATTCATCAGCCACGATCTCGAGGTGATCGGTGCGATGGCGCACCGCGTCGCCGTGATGCAGGACGGCGCCGTCGTCGAGTCGGGAGACGTGGCCGACATCTTCACCAAACCGTCACATCCTTACACACAAAAGCTGTTGAAAGCGGTCTGGAAAGCGTGA
- a CDS encoding C40 family peptidase has protein sequence MQHRSLTQACARTIAGLFIGALFAAAPGAFADEVSSFNQNVTNSTQVGSGSSLQQTNAQPSSGGAKSFLAGMAGKAGDVVVGALNMIGVRYRWGGNSPDSGLDCSGFVRYVFQDTLGMSLPRRAEEMSRVGEKVSMSNLKPGDLVFFNTMRRTFSHVGIYIGDNKFVHSPSTGSTVRVDDLDSGYWEKRFTGARRIESEFPMKPEDLRQRVRATLGNDSASGNN, from the coding sequence ATGCAGCATCGATCCCTGACCCAGGCATGCGCGCGCACCATCGCCGGGCTGTTCATCGGCGCCCTGTTCGCAGCAGCTCCCGGCGCGTTCGCCGACGAAGTCAGCAGTTTTAACCAGAATGTCACGAATTCGACCCAAGTCGGGTCGGGTTCCTCCCTCCAGCAGACCAATGCCCAGCCGTCGAGCGGCGGCGCGAAGTCGTTCCTTGCCGGCATGGCGGGCAAGGCAGGCGACGTCGTCGTCGGCGCGTTGAACATGATCGGCGTGCGCTATCGCTGGGGCGGCAACTCGCCGGATTCGGGCCTCGACTGCAGCGGCTTCGTCCGCTACGTGTTCCAGGACACGCTCGGCATGTCGCTGCCGCGTCGCGCGGAAGAGATGAGCCGCGTCGGCGAGAAGGTGAGCATGAGTAACCTCAAGCCGGGCGACCTCGTGTTCTTCAACACGATGCGCCGCACGTTCTCGCACGTCGGCATCTACATCGGTGACAACAAGTTCGTGCACTCACCGTCGACGGGCAGCACCGTCCGCGTCGACGATCTCGATAGCGGCTACTGGGAAAAGCGTTTCACCGGCGCACGCCGGATCGAATCGGAGTTCCCGATGAAGCCCGAAGATCTGCGCCAGCGCGTGCGCGCGACGCTCGGCAACGATTCGGCGAGCGGCAACAACTGA
- a CDS encoding patatin-like phospholipase family protein: MSSPRLSRRHFTIACASASLAACTSFGGKSRPDNASSPTQPHEKPVKIGIALGGGAARGFSHIGVLKALEARGIPIEIVAGTSAGSVVGALYASGMSALQINKIALDMDQASISDWALPFRSRGLLQGVALQNFLNKTLNNRPIEKMAKPLGVVATDLQSGQPILFQQGNTGLAVRASCSVPSVFEPVKIGNREYVDGGLVSPVPASYARKMGASFVIAVDISARPDGAATNNPIEMLLQTFTIMGQTIKTYELDKYADVVIRPNLAAMGGSDFNQRNAAILAGEEAVARIMPELQRKLAAARGTAAA; the protein is encoded by the coding sequence ATGTCGTCCCCTCGCCTGTCGCGCCGCCACTTCACGATCGCGTGCGCGTCCGCCAGCCTCGCCGCCTGTACGTCGTTCGGCGGCAAGTCCCGCCCCGACAACGCATCCAGCCCCACGCAGCCGCACGAGAAGCCCGTGAAGATCGGCATCGCGCTCGGCGGCGGCGCCGCGCGCGGCTTCTCGCACATCGGCGTGCTGAAGGCGCTCGAGGCGCGCGGCATCCCGATCGAGATCGTCGCGGGCACCAGCGCCGGCTCGGTGGTCGGCGCACTCTACGCGTCGGGCATGAGCGCACTGCAGATCAACAAGATCGCGCTCGACATGGACCAGGCATCGATCAGCGACTGGGCGCTGCCGTTCCGCTCGCGTGGCCTCCTGCAGGGCGTCGCACTGCAGAATTTCCTGAACAAGACGCTCAACAACCGGCCGATCGAGAAGATGGCGAAGCCGCTCGGCGTCGTCGCGACGGATCTGCAGAGCGGCCAGCCGATCCTGTTCCAGCAAGGCAACACGGGGCTCGCGGTGCGCGCGTCGTGCAGCGTGCCGTCGGTGTTCGAACCGGTGAAGATCGGCAATCGCGAATACGTCGACGGCGGCCTCGTGAGCCCGGTGCCCGCGTCGTACGCGCGCAAGATGGGCGCGAGCTTCGTGATCGCGGTCGACATCTCGGCCCGGCCGGACGGCGCGGCGACCAACAACCCGATCGAGATGCTGCTGCAGACCTTCACGATCATGGGCCAGACGATCAAGACCTACGAACTCGACAAATACGCCGACGTCGTGATCCGCCCGAACCTCGCGGCCATGGGCGGCAGCGACTTCAACCAGCGCAACGCAGCGATCCTCGCGGGCGAGGAAGCGGTCGCGCGCATCATGCCGGAACTGCAGCGCAAGCTCGCGGCGGCGCGCGGCACGGCTGCCGCGTAA